The following nucleotide sequence is from Dehalococcoidales bacterium.
TGCGACCAGCAGAAATATAAGAAGAGGGCGCAGCGCCAGGTAGAGAAGCATAATATCAGGGCTGCTCGCCGGCGTGAACAAGAACGCCAGGACCATATTAAATGGGAGGCATGGCGCCGCGACCAGGAATTAATACTGGCCAAAGAGCAGAAGGAAAAGAAAGAGCTGCGGACTCGTATTATCAAGCTTCTTTTCTTCCGGATGTGGCAGATGGATCCGGGACTATATAATGATTGGTCCAGATCATGCGAGGTAAATAGAGTGCTTGGTTTTTGGGGAGGCCGTATTCCCTTCATTCGTAACGGCCAGAAATATCCGTTCGTTTAAGGAGATGGGCTTATGCAGCCGGTAGCCGGTTATTTAGTCCACTATAAAGATGGTATCCAGGGTGAAAGAGGTATTGGCTATGATTATATTATCGCCGGCAACGGTGTCTTCATCCAGGCAGACAATGACCTTCTCTTCGCCCGGGTACCGGTGGCCGATTGTAATATCCGGGGGCTGGGACAGGAAAATCCGGAGGTGGTATTAAAACACGGCAAGATACCGGTTACCCTGTTCGCCCTGGCTTTTGATGCGTCAATGGCCGTCATGGAGAAGGAGATCTATCTGGCTATCACCTGGGACAACGGCTACCATTTATTTAAAACCGGACAGGATCCACATGAGGCAAATGTAAAATATGATGTAGTAAAAAATACCG
It contains:
- a CDS encoding Mov34/MPN/PAD-1 family protein — encoded protein: MQPVAGYLVHYKDGIQGERGIGYDYIIAGNGVFIQADNDLLFARVPVADCNIRGLGQENPEVVLKHGKIPVTLFALAFDASMAVMEKEIYLAITWDNGYHLFKTGQDPHEANVKYDVVKNTVMDFHSHGKIPAFFSGQDNADEQGFRLSCVVGSLDKQPMVCVRIGVYGSFLILPWKDVFDGVLIGVKDVLEITEEDIREIPTETKSFEIDFSGMWWNRLPGG